From the genome of Thiomicrorhabdus indica:
TCTGCATAATTTCCGAGAGTTGGTCCTGTGCTTGTTTGCGATAGACGTTACGTCGTTTAAGGTCGAGGAAATACCAGGTAATCCCAATTAGAATAGACGTCACACTCAGGAGCAGAATCCACCATGAGAAAGCTAAAGGCCACCAACCAATTGGGTCGGGGAGTGCAATGTCGTTCAGTTGCTCCAAAGCCTGCATTGCCTGTGGGGAAAGCTGGTTTTCAGCGGCCCAAAGATTCGGAGAAATGCCGGCTAGGATGAAGAAGTTTAGCAGTGTGAATAATCGAGCCATCATCTTAAATAATAATCCGGTGCGCCACTAACTGAGCAATGACATCTTGTTGGTTGTTAATTTCAAACAGTGGGATTTGTTGCTGATTCAACAGTTCTTTTGTCATAAGCCATGACGTTTCATAAGCTTGTTGATATTTTTTTTGGGTTTGGCGACGAAAACTGTCTAGATGAACCGGGTCGTCTCCAAAGGTGCGAGACAGGCTTAACCAACCTAATTCAGGTAACTGTTTTTCTAAAGGATCGACTAGATGAAGTGCCACAATATCCAAATGATGTTTGAGCATTTGTAAACTGGGCATTGCAGTTTGCACCATATTCATCATGTCGCCAATTAAAAAGATTTTTGCACCTGGTCGGGCAGTTTTCGCAAGTTGCTGAAGCGTTTTCGGCCAATGGTGCGCTTGATTCGTTGCCGGCCGGTAAAGTTTGTGCTGCAAGTTGAGGGTTTGCTGTAAATAATTTAGCACTGACTTTTGTGATCGTTTCGGTGATACCCAAATGGTTTGTTGATGATTAAAACCAATGCCGCCAACACGTTCATTTTGGTTGAGTGAACACCATGCTAGTGCTGCGGCAAGATTCATGGCTTGAGAGGTTTTCAGCCGAACTTTAGAGCCAAAAAAAAGTGCGGGTGTCTGTTCTGTGACCAAAAAGGTTGGGCGTTCATGCTCCTCGACAAATACTTTGGTGTGGGTCTTCTGAGTTCGTGCAGTGACGCGCCAGTCGATATGGCGAATGTCATCGCCAGGTTGATATTGACGGACCTCACTAAAGGTCATGCCACGACCTTTTCGTGTTGCATGGTGATTACCCAAATTTGATGCTAGCAATTGCTGTTGCTGATTGAGTTTTCTCTGTTTGAGCAAATATCTCAACTCTACTAAGTCAATGAGTTCTGTATAAAGTTGTGCTTTAGAAGTCTCAGGAGTTTTCCCGTTTGCATCAG
Proteins encoded in this window:
- a CDS encoding DUF4381 domain-containing protein — protein: MMARLFTLLNFFILAGISPNLWAAENQLSPQAMQALEQLNDIALPDPIGWWPLAFSWWILLLSVTSILIGITWYFLDLKRRNVYRKQAQDQLSEIMQNDEIDAHKIQQINRLLKQVALTAYGRQRVASLKQDEWVKFLAENANYIQQPKSLNQFLLLGYSNQKNLKEELTTCHDYARKWIKGHHQ
- a CDS encoding DUF58 domain-containing protein, producing MWKLFSSANSPKHSTSEKTEDRSSDANGKTPETSKAQLYTELIDLVELRYLLKQRKLNQQQQLLASNLGNHHATRKGRGMTFSEVRQYQPGDDIRHIDWRVTARTQKTHTKVFVEEHERPTFLVTEQTPALFFGSKVRLKTSQAMNLAAALAWCSLNQNERVGGIGFNHQQTIWVSPKRSQKSVLNYLQQTLNLQHKLYRPATNQAHHWPKTLQQLAKTARPGAKIFLIGDMMNMVQTAMPSLQMLKHHLDIVALHLVDPLEKQLPELGWLSLSRTFGDDPVHLDSFRRQTQKKYQQAYETSWLMTKELLNQQQIPLFEINNQQDVIAQLVAHRIII